The window GCACTATCACAACTGTGGCCCAGGCGAACGGTCGCGAATCTACGCCACGCACGCACAGTGTTACGCGCAATGTTGCCCGTCGGTTCACTCAACTGGTCAACACATCGCCTGCCCTTATGGTTCCTGCTGTTGGTCATGACCTGTACCAAGGCCGTGGCCGCGCCCTACACTGTGCAGCATGCTCTCGGCTCAACAACGATTCCCGATACCCCGCAACGGGTGATCACACTGTTTCAGGGGGCCACGGATATTACAGTTGCACTTGGCGTCAAACCCCTGGCAACCGTCGAATCCTGGACAGAAAAACCGGTATATCGCTATCTGCGCAATGACCTGGAAGGCTTGCCCATGGTGGGCCTGGAGTCTCAGCCCAGCCTGGAAGATATTGCCAGGCTCAAACCTGACTTAATCATTGCCTCCAGATTCCGCAATGAAAAAATCTATGATCTGCTGTCCTATATCGCTCCTACAGTCGCAGTGGACGAGATCTATGAATTCCGGGAAAACACCCGACTGATTGGCCAGGCATTAAATCGGCAAGCCCGGGCGCGGTCGTTGCTGGACCACTGGGAGGCACGCCTGGCACACACCAAAAGGCGGCTGCAGGAAAAATTCGGTGCCGCCTGGCCCTTATCGGTATCCATTCTGGACTTTCGCAGCGACCATGTCAGGATTTATCTGGCCAACAGTTTTGCCGGCTCGGTACTATCCGATCTCGGTTTCGTATGGAGTGAGCCATTCAGAAAATCCAGTTGGCCGCTGATGAAA of the Advenella mimigardefordensis DPN7 genome contains:
- a CDS encoding ABC transporter substrate-binding protein, with amino-acid sequence MTCTKAVAAPYTVQHALGSTTIPDTPQRVITLFQGATDITVALGVKPLATVESWTEKPVYRYLRNDLEGLPMVGLESQPSLEDIARLKPDLIIASRFRNEKIYDLLSYIAPTVAVDEIYEFRENTRLIGQALNRQARARSLLDHWEARLAHTKRRLQEKFGAAWPLSVSILDFRSDHVRIYLANSFAGSVLSDLGFVWSEPFRKSSWPLMKLTSEESIPIRDADVFFVQMRSDSRVVQNRYDDWSRHRLWQQLKAVKNRQVYLVDNVYWSLAGGILSANLMLDELEQLLEAPAGGHK